The Phyllopteryx taeniolatus isolate TA_2022b chromosome 7, UOR_Ptae_1.2, whole genome shotgun sequence genome has a segment encoding these proteins:
- the LOC133480881 gene encoding LOW QUALITY PROTEIN: uncharacterized protein LOC133480881 (The sequence of the model RefSeq protein was modified relative to this genomic sequence to represent the inferred CDS: inserted 3 bases in 3 codons; substituted 2 bases at 2 genomic stop codons) translates to MNFSGGNYVALTRFPVAVAASRLGNRGWMFTLRFHKRRLISQQPEPRGRAALRPREKMARLSINRAAGRGFAVFWLRYTAAFASRRIAAAVTEDAVGPRPCLIRYRVIRYRVQYVIRYRVQYVIRYRVLXVQYVIRYLVQYVIRYRVQYVIRYRVHXIYVIRYRVQYVIRYRVQYIIRYRVQYVIRYRVQYVIRYRAQYVIRYRAQYVIRYRVXYVIRYRVQYIIRYRVQYVIRYRAQYVIRYRAQYVIRYRAQYVIRYRVQYVIRYRVLVXQYVIRYRVQYIIRYRVQYVIRYRVQYVIRYRAQYVIRYRAQYVIRYRVXYVIRYRVQYIIRYRVQYVIRYRAQYVIRYRAQYVIRYRAQYVIRYRAQYVIRYRVQYP, encoded by the exons ATGAACTTTTCAGGTGGTAATTACGTGGCCCTGACGCGGTTTCCCGTTGCCGTGGCAGCAAGCCGCTTGGGTAACCGCGGCTGGATGTTCACCCTCCGCTTTCACAAGCGGCGTTTGAT TTCCCAGCAGCCCGAGCCGCGGGGGCGCGCCGCATTGAGGCCGCGTGAGAAGATGGCGCGTTTGTCAATAAATCGTGCGGCGGGACGGGGATTTGCCGTGTTCTGGTTACGGTACACGGCCGCGTTTGCGTCACGGAGGATCGCGGCCGCGGTGACGGAAGACGCGGTCGGCCCCCGACCTTG TCTAATACGATATCGTGTAATACGATATCGTGTGCAATATGTAATACGATATCGTGTGCAATATGTAATACGATATCGTGTGC GTGTGCAATATGTAATACGATATCTTGTGCAATATGTAATACGATATCGTGTGCAATATGTAATACGATAtcgtgtgc atatatatgtaatacgATATCGTGTGCAATATGTAATACGATATCGTGTGCAATATATAATACGATATCGTGTGCAATATGTAATACGATATCGTGTGCAATATGTAATACGATATCGTGCGCAATATGTAATACGATATCGTGCGCAATATGTAATACGATATCGTGTGTAATATGTAATACGATATCGTGTGCAATATATAATACGATATCGTGTGCAATATGTAATACGATATCGTGCGCAATATGTAATACGATATCGTGCGCAATATGTAATACGATATCGTGCGCAATATGTAATACGATATCGTGTGCAATATGTAATACGATATCGTGTGCTCG TGCAATATGTAATACGATATCGTGTGCAATATATAATACGATATCGTGTGCAATATGTAATACGATATCGTGTGCAATATGTAATACGATATCGTGCGCAATATGTAATACGATATCGTGCGCAATATGTAATACGATATCGTGTGTAATATGTAATACGATATCGTGTGCAATATATAATACGATATCGTGTGCAATATGTAATACGATATCGTGCGCAATATGTAATACGATATCGTGCGCAATATGTAATACGATATCGTGCGCAATATGTAATACGATATCGTGCGCAATATGTAATACGATATCGTGTGCAATATCCATAA